In Thermococcus camini, a genomic segment contains:
- a CDS encoding AMP phosphorylase, translated as MKAKVRILDVYSGRYSVFINEKEAMRAKLHPDDLVKLEAGKKTVYGSVVISGLVKEGEIGISRDVLQLHSFSEGEVVTVIPSSTPESVRYIKKKMNGGKLRKVEIETIIKDIVDRKLRDIEISSFVTSLEINGLDMDEIAALTIAMAETGDMLDIDRKPIMDVHSIGGVPGNKTNILVVPIVAAAGLTIPKTSSRAITSAAGTADVVEVFADVSFSLDEIKRIVEKIGACMVWGGALNLAPADDITIKSERALSIDPTGLMLASIMSKKYAMGSQYVLIDIPTGKGVKVESVDQARALARDFIELGKRLGQYVEVAITYGGQPIGHTVGPALEAREALQALMAGTGPGSLIEKATGLAGVLLEMGGVAPSGMGKKMAREILESGKAYQKMREIIEEQGGNPDIKPEEIPVGDKTYTFTAPTSGYITAIDNKAITGIARAAGAPEDKGAGIELYVKVGEKVKEGDPLFTIHAESEARLDQAIVFARRTEPIRIEGMVLQRIGNI; from the coding sequence GTGAAGGCAAAGGTCAGGATACTGGATGTGTACAGCGGGAGGTACTCGGTTTTCATAAACGAGAAAGAGGCCATGAGAGCCAAGCTTCACCCGGATGATCTTGTAAAGCTTGAGGCCGGCAAGAAGACGGTTTACGGCAGCGTGGTCATAAGCGGTCTTGTCAAGGAGGGGGAGATCGGAATAAGCAGGGACGTCCTTCAGCTCCACAGCTTCTCGGAGGGTGAGGTGGTCACGGTCATCCCGAGCAGCACTCCCGAGAGCGTCCGCTACATAAAGAAGAAAATGAACGGAGGAAAGCTCCGGAAGGTGGAGATAGAGACGATAATCAAGGACATCGTTGACAGGAAGCTCCGCGACATTGAGATAAGCTCATTCGTCACCTCACTCGAGATAAACGGCCTCGATATGGACGAGATAGCCGCCCTGACGATAGCCATGGCCGAGACAGGCGATATGCTCGACATAGACAGAAAGCCAATAATGGATGTCCACAGCATTGGAGGCGTCCCCGGCAACAAGACCAACATCCTCGTCGTGCCTATCGTTGCCGCCGCAGGCCTCACCATCCCCAAGACCAGTTCCCGCGCAATAACCAGCGCGGCCGGAACGGCGGACGTCGTGGAGGTCTTTGCGGACGTCAGCTTCTCCCTCGACGAGATAAAGCGCATCGTGGAGAAAATAGGCGCCTGTATGGTATGGGGAGGAGCGCTTAACCTCGCTCCGGCCGACGATATAACCATCAAATCGGAACGCGCCCTCAGCATCGACCCGACCGGTCTGATGCTGGCCAGCATAATGTCAAAGAAGTACGCCATGGGCAGCCAGTACGTTCTCATTGACATTCCAACCGGCAAGGGTGTCAAGGTCGAGAGTGTGGACCAGGCCAGGGCCCTGGCGAGGGACTTCATTGAGCTGGGTAAGAGGCTCGGTCAGTACGTCGAGGTGGCCATAACCTACGGCGGACAGCCGATTGGACACACCGTTGGCCCGGCCCTTGAGGCGAGGGAGGCGCTCCAGGCCCTTATGGCCGGCACCGGTCCGGGCAGCCTCATAGAGAAGGCCACCGGGCTCGCTGGAGTCCTCCTGGAAATGGGCGGTGTTGCACCCTCCGGAATGGGCAAGAAGATGGCGCGCGAGATACTTGAGAGCGGAAAGGCCTACCAGAAGATGCGCGAGATAATAGAGGAGCAGGGAGGCAACCCGGACATTAAGCCGGAGGAAATACCAGTCGGCGACAAGACCTACACGTTCACCGCACCGACCAGCGGCTACATCACCGCCATAGACAACAAGGCCATCACCGGAATAGCCAGGGCCGCCGGAGCGCCGGAGGACAAAGGCGCGGGAATCGAGCTGTACGTCAAGGTTGGGGAGAAGGTCAAGGAGGGCGATCCGCTCTTCACAATCCACGCGGAGAGTGAGGCAAGGCTCGACCAGGCGATAGTCTTTGCAAGAAGAACAGAACCCATAAGAATAGAGGGGATGGTCCTTCAGAGGATAGGCAACATCTGA
- a CDS encoding DUF2095 family protein, whose translation MDEKKKRAMDDFAWQEYDKEEFEQTFPALARELEEEGVSIDAYRTDEKKAIDEEEMNFSGYNPTVIDFLRRCSTDDEALEIINWMEERGEITHEMAKELRITLVEKGVRAFGSKKEWGWYERHRKRG comes from the coding sequence ATGGACGAAAAGAAAAAGAGAGCTATGGACGACTTCGCCTGGCAGGAGTACGACAAAGAGGAGTTTGAACAGACCTTCCCTGCCCTTGCGAGGGAGCTCGAGGAGGAAGGGGTTTCAATAGACGCTTACAGAACCGATGAGAAGAAGGCCATCGACGAGGAGGAGATGAACTTCTCCGGCTACAATCCAACCGTCATAGATTTCCTCAGAAGATGCAGTACTGATGACGAGGCGCTTGAGATAATAAACTGGATGGAGGAGCGCGGTGAGATAACCCACGAGATGGCCAAGGAGCTCAGGATAACCCTGGTCGAGAAGGGAGTTAGGGCCTTTGGCTCCAAAAAAGAGTGGGGATGGTACGAGAGGCACAGGAAGCGGGGATAA
- a CDS encoding GIY-YIG nuclease family protein, producing the protein MRGSYLLVVLLENDKTIKTKGREFHLGKGHYVYVGSAMNSLEKRVARHFSENKRFHWHIDFLLKEAELLRAYLIPSEERLEEKLSLEVAKYGEPVEGFGAGDVRVSTNLYRFEGEPDGALTAILSGLGLEWKRVKSREEVIGFGERK; encoded by the coding sequence ATGAGAGGATCATACCTCCTCGTAGTCCTGCTGGAGAACGATAAAACCATCAAAACCAAGGGGCGGGAGTTCCATCTAGGGAAGGGCCACTACGTGTACGTCGGCTCGGCGATGAACTCCCTCGAAAAACGCGTTGCCCGGCATTTCAGCGAGAACAAGAGGTTCCACTGGCATATAGACTTCCTCCTGAAGGAGGCCGAGCTTTTGAGGGCGTACCTCATCCCCAGTGAGGAGCGGTTGGAGGAAAAGCTCTCGCTGGAGGTGGCAAAGTACGGGGAGCCCGTCGAGGGATTCGGTGCGGGGGACGTCAGGGTCAGCACCAACCTCTACCGCTTCGAAGGGGAACCCGATGGGGCTCTCACTGCCATTCTAAGCGGACTCGGGCTGGAGTGGAAAAGGGTTAAAAGCAGAGAGGAAGTTATAGGGTTCGGTGAGAGAAAATGA
- a CDS encoding geranylgeranylglyceryl/heptaprenylglyceryl phosphate synthase gives MRLQLGKVESYIHEKLKNEKLHFVLLDPDDVTPEEAARIAEMSEEIGVDAIMIGGSTGAEGDVLDGVVRAIKKSSSLPTILFPGSHGGISKHADAIFFMSLLNSTNPFFITGSQALGAFTVKRYGIEPIPMAYLIVEPGETVGWVGDAKPIPRHKPKIAAAYALAGQYLGMRLVYLEAGSGAPQPVPPEMIALVKRVIDVPLIVGGGIRTGEQARAAVRAGADIIVTGTAIEKAGSLGKAREKLVELNRGIKG, from the coding sequence ATGAGACTACAGCTCGGAAAGGTCGAAAGCTACATTCACGAGAAGCTCAAAAATGAGAAGCTCCACTTCGTTCTCCTCGATCCCGATGACGTGACGCCCGAGGAAGCCGCCAGGATAGCGGAGATGAGCGAGGAGATAGGGGTAGATGCCATAATGATAGGCGGCTCGACGGGGGCGGAGGGGGATGTCCTCGACGGCGTTGTGAGGGCGATAAAGAAATCCTCCAGCCTGCCGACGATACTGTTCCCCGGCTCCCACGGCGGGATAAGCAAACACGCCGATGCCATATTCTTCATGAGCCTGCTCAATTCGACCAATCCCTTCTTCATAACCGGCTCCCAGGCCCTGGGAGCCTTCACCGTCAAGCGCTATGGAATAGAGCCAATACCAATGGCGTACCTCATAGTCGAGCCTGGAGAGACCGTTGGCTGGGTCGGCGATGCCAAGCCCATCCCGCGCCACAAGCCCAAGATCGCCGCCGCCTACGCCCTGGCGGGCCAGTACCTTGGAATGCGCCTGGTGTACCTCGAGGCAGGAAGCGGGGCGCCACAGCCCGTTCCCCCCGAGATGATAGCGCTCGTGAAGCGCGTCATAGACGTTCCCCTCATAGTCGGGGGCGGCATAAGAACCGGGGAGCAGGCGCGGGCGGCTGTGAGGGCCGGCGCCGACATAATCGTCACAGGAACCGCGATAGAAAAGGCTGGCTCTCTGGGGAAGGCCAGGGAAAAGCTGGTGGAGCTGAACAGGGGAATAAAGGGATGA
- a CDS encoding DEAD/DEAH box helicase yields the protein MSFESLGLSEATLVAVRQKGFSSPTDIQREVIPRLLSGDVDIIGQSQTGTGKTAAFALPIIEAIDPKVKAVQAIILTPTRELALQVADEIKSLRGRKRVYVYAVYGGQPIGPQIRALERGTHVVVGTPGRVLDHIRRGTLDLSSVKFFILDEADRMLDMGFIDDIEAIFRETPRKKRVLMFSATMPLEIKRLARRYMGDYEVVSVSSDELVPEMVDQEYIEVVPARKLTMLRKILDGAGDFYGIVFCATKRETRELSEKLRRAGYSAEALNGDMSQAARERTFWRFKTKKTRVLVATDVAARGLDVQDINYVVNYSLPMTAEDYVHRIGRTGRMGKKGRAVTFIMPGEFRRLRYIAQTAGVEIRKSELSEEIPREYRERYERENQRSYSRNPRRGNGGKRGRRNYSGGYSRTNGSRGKW from the coding sequence ATGAGTTTTGAAAGCTTAGGCTTATCAGAGGCCACGTTAGTGGCTGTCAGGCAGAAGGGCTTCTCAAGTCCGACGGATATTCAGAGGGAGGTAATCCCGCGCCTTCTATCGGGCGACGTCGATATAATCGGCCAGTCCCAGACCGGAACGGGAAAGACTGCCGCCTTTGCGCTTCCAATAATCGAGGCCATCGATCCGAAGGTGAAGGCGGTTCAGGCGATAATACTGACGCCCACGAGGGAGCTTGCCCTTCAGGTCGCGGACGAGATAAAGAGCCTCCGCGGGAGGAAGAGGGTGTACGTTTACGCCGTTTACGGCGGCCAGCCGATAGGGCCTCAGATAAGGGCACTTGAGCGGGGGACCCATGTTGTAGTCGGAACCCCTGGAAGGGTTCTCGACCACATAAGGCGCGGAACCCTCGACCTGAGCTCCGTAAAGTTCTTCATCCTCGATGAGGCCGACAGGATGCTCGACATGGGATTCATAGACGACATAGAGGCGATTTTCAGGGAGACACCGAGAAAGAAGCGTGTGCTGATGTTCTCCGCCACGATGCCACTGGAGATAAAGAGGCTCGCGAGGCGCTACATGGGTGACTACGAGGTGGTAAGCGTCAGCAGCGACGAGCTCGTCCCTGAGATGGTGGATCAGGAGTACATAGAGGTCGTCCCGGCGAGGAAGCTCACGATGCTCAGGAAGATACTCGATGGCGCCGGGGACTTCTACGGCATAGTCTTCTGCGCCACCAAGAGGGAAACCAGGGAGCTCAGTGAGAAGCTCAGGAGGGCTGGCTACAGCGCCGAGGCTTTAAACGGGGATATGAGCCAGGCCGCGCGCGAGAGAACCTTCTGGCGCTTCAAGACCAAAAAAACCAGGGTTCTCGTTGCGACGGACGTCGCCGCCAGGGGCCTCGATGTGCAGGACATAAACTACGTCGTGAACTACTCCCTGCCAATGACGGCCGAGGACTACGTCCACAGGATAGGCAGAACTGGCAGGATGGGCAAGAAAGGAAGGGCGGTGACCTTCATAATGCCTGGCGAGTTCAGGAGGCTCCGCTACATCGCCCAGACTGCGGGCGTTGAGATACGCAAGTCCGAGCTGAGCGAGGAGATTCCACGCGAGTACCGCGAGAGGTATGAGAGGGAAAACCAGAGGAGCTACTCCCGGAACCCAAGACGCGGTAACGGCGGAAAACGGGGGAGGAGAAACTACTCGGGAGGCTATTCGAGAACCAACGGCTCCCGAGGAAAGTGGTGA
- a CDS encoding DEAD/DEAH box helicase translates to MYLRRDLIEPRVYQEVIYARCKETSCLVVLPTGLGKTLIAMLIADYRLSKYGGKVLMLAPTKPLALQHAESFRRLFDISPEKINVLTGELSPEKRRRVWGESTIITATPQTVENDILTGRISLEDVSLLVIDEAHRAVGGYSYVFIAREYLKTAKHPLVLGLTASPGSDADKIREIVENLGIEHVEVRTEASPDVKPYVQSISFEWVKVELPEIYKEVRKLLREMLKESLKPLAQFGLVSTYSPDISKREVLQAGSKINQEVARGNYEIGRLRMHQAKAVKLQHAIELLETQGLTALRAYLKKLREDKRTKSSRQLMEDPRMRKVVYLLVQAKENGVDHPKMERLKELVKRQLERKPDSKVIVFTNYRDTGRRIVEELKAMGIAAERFIGQASRGKDKGMSQKKQKEVLDRFSRAEFNVLVATSVGEEGLDVPEVDLVVFYEPVPSAIRSIQRRGRTGRHRPGKVVILMARGTRDEAYYWSSKRKEKGMFDAIRTIARELERARPRGRSEPAEIAEKTPERAWMSRGKITSLDAFLKPKGAPKTEEKSGASEKTPKKGVFVKKPRAIVIYADSRELRSGVPKHLRELGAEVEVRTLDVADYVVSEDVGIERKSANDFIQSIIDGRLFDQVERLKKAYEKPVIVIEGELYGIRNVHPNAIRGAIAAVTLDWGVPILFSSGTEETAQFIYLMAKREQEERKKEVRLRSEKKALTLAERQRLIVEGLPNVSATLAKRLLAHFGNVERVFTATEEELKEVEGIGPKKAREIRKVITAPYVEE, encoded by the coding sequence ATGTACCTTCGCCGAGACCTCATCGAACCCCGCGTTTACCAGGAGGTAATTTACGCCCGCTGTAAAGAGACCAGCTGCCTCGTCGTTCTCCCGACGGGGCTGGGAAAGACGCTGATAGCCATGCTCATAGCCGATTATAGGCTCTCGAAGTACGGGGGAAAAGTCCTCATGCTCGCTCCGACGAAGCCCTTAGCGCTCCAGCACGCCGAGAGCTTCAGGCGGCTCTTTGACATCTCCCCGGAGAAGATAAACGTCCTCACTGGAGAACTTTCCCCCGAAAAGCGCAGACGGGTGTGGGGGGAGAGCACGATCATCACCGCCACCCCCCAGACCGTCGAGAACGATATCCTCACTGGCAGGATTTCGCTGGAGGACGTTTCCCTTCTGGTAATCGACGAGGCCCACAGGGCTGTTGGCGGTTACTCATACGTTTTCATCGCCAGGGAGTACCTCAAAACCGCCAAGCACCCGCTGGTTCTCGGCTTGACCGCATCCCCCGGGAGCGACGCCGATAAGATCCGCGAGATAGTGGAAAATCTCGGCATCGAACACGTCGAGGTGAGAACCGAGGCTTCCCCGGACGTTAAACCCTACGTCCAAAGCATCTCCTTTGAGTGGGTGAAGGTCGAGCTGCCAGAGATATATAAGGAGGTTAGAAAACTCCTCCGCGAGATGCTGAAGGAGAGCCTCAAGCCCCTCGCCCAGTTCGGGCTTGTCTCGACTTACTCGCCGGACATCTCAAAGAGGGAAGTCCTCCAGGCGGGCTCGAAGATAAACCAGGAGGTCGCGAGGGGCAACTATGAGATCGGCCGGCTTAGAATGCACCAGGCCAAGGCGGTGAAGCTGCAGCACGCGATAGAACTGCTTGAGACGCAGGGGCTGACAGCTCTCCGTGCCTATCTCAAGAAGCTCAGGGAGGACAAGAGGACGAAATCCAGCAGACAGCTTATGGAAGACCCGCGAATGAGGAAGGTGGTTTACCTCCTCGTTCAGGCCAAGGAGAACGGGGTGGACCATCCGAAGATGGAGCGGCTGAAGGAGCTCGTCAAAAGGCAGCTCGAAAGAAAGCCGGATTCCAAGGTAATCGTCTTCACCAACTACCGGGACACGGGGAGGAGAATAGTGGAAGAACTGAAGGCGATGGGAATCGCGGCCGAGAGGTTCATCGGCCAGGCGAGCAGGGGGAAGGACAAGGGCATGAGCCAGAAGAAGCAGAAAGAAGTCCTCGACCGCTTCTCCCGCGCCGAGTTCAACGTCCTCGTCGCTACAAGCGTTGGCGAGGAAGGGCTGGACGTTCCAGAGGTAGACCTGGTCGTCTTCTACGAGCCGGTGCCTTCGGCCATAAGGAGCATCCAGAGGCGTGGCAGGACCGGCAGACACAGGCCGGGGAAGGTTGTAATCCTGATGGCCCGGGGGACGCGCGATGAAGCCTACTACTGGAGCTCGAAGCGAAAGGAGAAGGGTATGTTCGACGCAATAAGGACCATAGCGAGGGAGCTCGAAAGGGCCCGCCCCCGGGGGCGGTCGGAACCTGCTGAAATCGCTGAAAAAACACCGGAGCGTGCCTGGATGAGCAGGGGAAAGATAACTTCCCTTGATGCGTTTCTGAAGCCCAAGGGTGCCCCGAAAACTGAGGAGAAATCCGGGGCTTCCGAAAAGACTCCGAAGAAAGGGGTTTTCGTAAAGAAACCGCGGGCTATAGTGATCTACGCCGACAGCCGCGAGCTGAGGAGCGGGGTGCCGAAGCACCTCCGCGAGCTTGGCGCCGAGGTCGAGGTCAGGACGCTCGACGTTGCCGACTACGTGGTGAGTGAGGATGTCGGCATAGAGCGTAAGAGCGCCAACGACTTCATCCAGTCAATCATCGACGGCAGACTCTTTGACCAGGTCGAGAGGCTGAAGAAGGCCTACGAGAAGCCGGTCATAGTCATCGAGGGCGAGCTTTATGGTATAAGGAACGTCCACCCCAACGCCATCAGGGGTGCCATAGCGGCGGTGACCCTCGACTGGGGCGTGCCGATACTGTTCTCCTCCGGGACAGAAGAGACTGCCCAGTTCATTTACCTCATGGCCAAACGCGAGCAGGAGGAGAGGAAGAAGGAGGTAAGGCTGAGGAGCGAGAAGAAGGCGCTAACCCTCGCTGAGAGGCAGCGCTTGATAGTCGAGGGCCTGCCCAACGTCTCCGCAACCCTCGCCAAGCGCCTCCTCGCGCACTTCGGAAACGTTGAACGGGTTTTCACCGCCACGGAGGAGGAGCTGAAGGAGGTCGAGGGAATAGGTCCGAAGAAGGCGAGGGAGATAAGGAAGGTGATAACCGCACCCTACGTGGAGGAATAG
- a CDS encoding DUF5658 family protein, with protein sequence MPVSGDRLLRTCAYLNTAVSMRPLWYVIAFVVLSALDAITTWVGADRGLAEANPLIAARLSLPALFFGSYAVFTLLGVLLLVVVFRLSRFISPLRYFPSLFVLLKALPVFSNLIVLLGT encoded by the coding sequence ATGCCGGTTTCAGGGGACAGGCTTTTAAGAACCTGCGCGTATCTCAATACGGCGGTTTCAATGCGCCCCCTGTGGTACGTGATTGCCTTTGTGGTCCTCTCCGCGCTGGATGCCATCACGACATGGGTGGGTGCAGACCGGGGCCTTGCTGAGGCGAATCCTCTGATCGCGGCCAGACTTTCCCTCCCCGCTTTGTTCTTCGGTAGCTACGCTGTTTTTACGCTCCTTGGAGTTCTGCTGCTGGTTGTGGTCTTCAGGCTCTCCCGATTTATATCCCCACTGCGCTACTTCCCATCGCTTTTCGTTCTCCTCAAGGCGCTCCCAGTCTTCAGCAACCTCATAGTCCTGCTGGGCACGTGA
- a CDS encoding segregation and condensation protein A, whose amino-acid sequence MESRREEEITPVDILLQLVTMGKVDPWNIDIVDLTEKYIERLREMKELDLRVSARAILAASILVRMKSEALLHADEEEEEEHEEKLHVDVEPLAPPLRRVERYYTFDDLLDALMDALEEAEKRKPRKRKKVEIEEEVFVVDDFRVDIEKHVYRLHEIVVDMYRETKEPINFWDLVFDPTPKIVARTFLYLLFLSNMGKVDLIQEEPFGEIFVVPVEEA is encoded by the coding sequence ATGGAATCGCGCCGCGAGGAGGAGATAACGCCCGTTGACATTCTCCTCCAGCTCGTCACCATGGGGAAGGTTGACCCCTGGAACATCGACATCGTCGACCTGACTGAGAAGTATATCGAGAGACTCAGGGAGATGAAGGAGCTCGACCTCCGCGTCTCAGCGAGGGCCATCTTAGCGGCATCAATCCTCGTCAGGATGAAGAGCGAGGCCCTGCTTCATGCCGACGAGGAGGAAGAGGAGGAGCACGAGGAGAAGCTCCACGTTGATGTCGAGCCGCTGGCCCCACCCCTCCGCAGGGTGGAGCGCTACTACACCTTCGACGACCTGCTTGATGCACTCATGGACGCCCTTGAGGAGGCAGAGAAGAGGAAGCCGCGGAAGAGGAAGAAGGTCGAGATAGAGGAGGAGGTATTCGTCGTCGACGACTTCCGCGTTGACATCGAGAAGCACGTTTATAGGCTCCACGAGATAGTCGTGGACATGTACAGGGAGACCAAGGAACCCATAAACTTCTGGGACCTGGTCTTCGACCCGACACCGAAGATAGTCGCCAGAACCTTCCTCTACCTCCTGTTCCTCTCCAACATGGGGAAGGTGGACCTCATTCAGGAGGAGCCCTTTGGGGAGATATTCGTCGTGCCAGTGGAGGAGGCCTGA
- a CDS encoding nucleotidyltransferase domain-containing protein, with protein MRSSELPYEGDVKKYVEALKGALQPKLVLLYGSLARGTFGLGSDVDILVISENLPKNPNKRLKLLYELDRTHAPIDAKAYTPEEVKRMLLNGHPLIMDALADGKVLYADEDYLKELMAMFKVARRKFRRFERGWIRIER; from the coding sequence ATGAGGTCAAGTGAACTGCCCTACGAGGGAGACGTTAAGAAGTACGTGGAGGCCCTCAAAGGTGCACTCCAGCCTAAATTAGTATTGTTATACGGATCACTGGCAAGGGGAACCTTCGGGCTGGGGAGTGACGTGGATATACTCGTAATATCAGAAAACCTCCCCAAGAATCCAAACAAACGCTTAAAGCTTCTCTACGAGCTCGACAGAACCCACGCGCCTATAGATGCCAAAGCATACACTCCAGAGGAAGTTAAGAGGATGCTCCTCAATGGACATCCCCTCATAATGGACGCTCTGGCGGATGGGAAGGTTCTCTACGCGGACGAAGATTATCTCAAAGAACTTATGGCAATGTTCAAGGTAGCCAGGAGGAAGTTCCGCCGCTTTGAGAGGGGCTGGATTAGGATTGAGAGGTGA
- a CDS encoding HEPN domain-containing protein — MFDREEFERWLSQAEYILRSAENDLNFKFYSWACFKAQQAAEYAVKALLFGLGVMAYGHSIKKLLDILSREIEVPEELFDNARMLDRHYIPPRYPDAYIEGAPYEYYGEKDALEAINSAREVIAFVRRVADEVK, encoded by the coding sequence ATGTTCGACAGGGAAGAGTTCGAGAGGTGGCTGTCTCAGGCCGAGTATATCCTAAGGAGTGCCGAGAATGACCTAAATTTCAAATTTTATTCATGGGCGTGCTTCAAGGCCCAGCAGGCGGCGGAGTACGCCGTCAAGGCTTTGCTCTTTGGGCTGGGGGTTATGGCTTACGGCCATTCAATAAAGAAACTGCTCGACATACTATCCAGGGAGATTGAAGTTCCGGAGGAGCTTTTTGACAATGCCAGGATGCTGGACAGGCATTACATTCCTCCACGATACCCAGACGCATACATAGAAGGTGCTCCCTACGAGTACTACGGGGAAAAGGATGCCCTTGAGGCCATCAATTCTGCACGCGAGGTTATCGCCTTCGTCAGGAGGGTGGCCGATGAGGTCAAGTGA